A genomic stretch from Thermomonospora umbrina includes:
- a CDS encoding acyltransferase family protein, with amino-acid sequence METTPRPARRRSADTGHRELRLDIEGLRAVAVGLVVVCHSGMSRVAGGYVGVDVFFVISGFLITSALVRELGASGTISIPGFYARRALRLLPAAGLVIVSTLVGAWFFLSKVRFVEYAGDALAASLYAINLRLATTGTDYLAESSPPSPFQHFWSLAVEEQFYLLWPLVLIISHRVLGSRRLLWVPLLVLTLGSLALSVTLTGVSAPWSYFGPHTRIWELGLGALIALLVPTLRRLPAGAAAAMSWAGLGAIGLAALTYDATTAFPGHYALLPALGSALVIIGGGTGVRYGAGLVLSLRPATWLGGLSYGWYLWHWPLLIIGPEVVDRPPSLPFNLVLSGVALVLAWATLHAVENPVRFHPGLRRRPLRGLAVGAAISVVAASFALITAVRPPAIDSGAPAPDLRSALGGAADPERRLRELLDSAADKLPNNLSPALTEVQRVRSRVYRDGCHTAPTGTSPRSCEYGDRSSRKTVVLFGDSHAAQWFPAMDHIATRRGWRLVTMTKASCKLAEVTVVKDGKPYATCDRWRANVLRKIQRLKPELVIASSSDAGDPVRPMSDPATGWTEGFRKTFVKLAASGAEVAVILDTPWPRENAVDCVGFHPLDLARCSSKLSDAIKEPAKQRALRAAAKTSRRVAVIDPARWFCGSSGACPVVVGNVFVYRDESHMADAYSVALAPLLQARLPRI; translated from the coding sequence GTGGAAACCACCCCCCGCCCCGCCCGACGGCGTTCCGCCGACACGGGCCACCGTGAGCTGCGCCTCGACATCGAGGGGCTGCGGGCCGTCGCGGTCGGCCTCGTCGTGGTGTGCCACAGCGGCATGTCCCGGGTGGCCGGCGGCTATGTGGGTGTCGACGTCTTCTTCGTGATCTCCGGTTTCCTCATCACGTCGGCGCTGGTGCGCGAACTGGGCGCGAGCGGGACCATCTCGATCCCGGGCTTCTACGCCCGCCGGGCCCTCCGGCTGCTGCCGGCCGCCGGTCTCGTCATCGTGTCGACGCTGGTCGGGGCCTGGTTCTTCCTGTCGAAGGTGCGTTTCGTCGAGTACGCCGGCGACGCACTGGCCGCCTCGCTCTACGCGATCAACCTCCGGCTGGCGACGACCGGGACCGACTACCTGGCGGAGAGCAGCCCGCCCTCGCCGTTCCAGCACTTCTGGTCGCTGGCGGTGGAGGAGCAGTTCTATCTGCTGTGGCCGCTGGTGCTGATCATCAGCCATCGGGTGCTCGGGTCGCGTCGGCTGCTGTGGGTTCCGCTGCTGGTCCTCACGCTGGGCTCCCTGGCGCTGAGCGTGACGCTGACCGGGGTGTCCGCGCCCTGGTCGTACTTCGGCCCGCACACCAGGATCTGGGAGTTGGGCCTCGGCGCGCTCATCGCGCTCCTGGTCCCGACGCTGCGCCGGCTGCCCGCCGGCGCCGCCGCCGCGATGTCCTGGGCCGGGCTGGGGGCGATCGGCCTCGCCGCCCTGACGTACGACGCCACCACGGCGTTCCCCGGCCACTACGCGCTGCTGCCCGCCCTGGGCTCGGCGCTGGTGATCATCGGCGGCGGCACGGGTGTCCGGTACGGGGCCGGGCTCGTCCTGTCACTGCGGCCGGCCACCTGGCTGGGCGGGCTCTCGTACGGCTGGTACCTGTGGCACTGGCCGCTGCTGATCATCGGGCCCGAGGTCGTCGACCGCCCGCCGTCGCTGCCGTTCAACCTGGTGCTGAGCGGCGTCGCCCTGGTCCTGGCGTGGGCGACCCTCCACGCGGTCGAGAACCCGGTGCGCTTCCACCCGGGTCTGCGCCGTCGCCCGCTCCGCGGCCTCGCGGTCGGGGCGGCGATCTCGGTGGTGGCCGCGTCGTTCGCGCTGATCACCGCGGTGAGGCCCCCGGCGATCGACTCCGGCGCGCCGGCCCCCGACCTGCGGAGCGCGCTCGGCGGGGCCGCCGACCCGGAACGACGACTCCGCGAGCTGCTCGATTCCGCCGCCGACAAGCTGCCGAACAACCTGTCGCCGGCGCTGACGGAGGTGCAGCGCGTCCGGTCGCGCGTCTACCGGGACGGCTGCCACACCGCTCCGACGGGCACGAGTCCCCGCTCCTGCGAGTACGGCGACCGGAGTTCGCGGAAGACGGTCGTGCTGTTCGGCGACTCCCACGCCGCGCAGTGGTTCCCGGCCATGGACCACATCGCCACGAGGCGGGGGTGGAGGCTCGTCACGATGACCAAGGCGTCCTGCAAGCTCGCGGAGGTGACGGTCGTGAAGGACGGCAAGCCCTACGCGACGTGTGACCGCTGGCGCGCGAACGTCCTGCGGAAGATCCAGCGGCTGAAGCCCGAGCTCGTGATCGCCTCGTCCTCGGACGCCGGGGACCCCGTCCGTCCCATGTCCGACCCGGCGACCGGCTGGACCGAGGGCTTCCGTAAGACGTTCGTGAAGCTGGCGGCGAGCGGCGCCGAGGTGGCGGTGATCCTGGACACGCCGTGGCCGCGAGAGAACGCCGTGGACTGCGTGGGCTTTCATCCGCTCGACCTGGCGCGCTGCTCCAGCAAGCTGTCCGACGCGATCAAGGAGCCCGCCAAGCAGCGTGCGCTCCGCGCGGCGGCGAAGACGTCCCGCCGGGTCGCCGTGATCGACCCGGCGCGCTGGTTCTGCGGGAGCTCCGGCGCCTGTCCGGTGGTCGTGGGCAACGTCTTCGTCTACCGCGACGAGAGCCACATGGCCGACGCCTACAGCGTGGCGCTGGCCCCCCTGCTCCAGGCCCGACTGCCCCGGATCTGA